From a single Streptomyces sp. 1331.2 genomic region:
- a CDS encoding SpoIIE family protein phosphatase — protein MHGHEWDATDAAGPAPGRRPEGARPEGHRLVPLATALLQHDGLILHWSEDAEALLGYTTEEAVGSYAAQLLTDGGDRTEVLGLFERIMSGTGWSGVFPVRHRDGHTVDLEFRTYPIAGPAGTLLLLATASDTRALHAVEADLAVLDGIFGRSPIGMAVYDTDLRYIRINESLARMNGVPVAAHLGRRISAVLPGINGTEIEQTMRQVLKTGKPVVDARSHGRVPGDPKRDRAWSASYFRLEDSTGRVFGVCSSIIDVTERAQAEARAARAQERLATIAEATARIGTTLDLQRTAEELIEAVVPRFADFATVDLLEPVLRGAEPTAIPTDRPVTLRAVAVGESYESGLAHAVDVVGETSEYAPDRSYTQCLRSGKPLLRAHVNEEVLRGLVSSDDRVAPGMAAGIHSYLMVPITARGMVLGGSEFIRMRNPEPFTAADVALAEELVARTALALDNARLYRRERETALTLQRSLLPQEVHRTLGLEIAYRYLPSSVVSEVGGDWFDVVPLSCGRVALVVGDVMGHGIRAAATMGQLRTVARTLATLDMPPEQVLTRLDETASGIGEGQFATCICAVYDPLERTVQVASAGHLPPVRIAPDGSAERVDVPPGVPLGVGGVAFESIEFTIPEGGMVALYTDGLVERRGQDLDAGIDLLARTLAGPGRTLEESADAVLAALVTDGTEDDIAMIMARVLPLPADRIAALPLSGGGRLPGRARRFTRATLEAWGLSALTDYAELLVSELVTNALLHADAPRRLRLFRDRVLTVEVSDAGGQTPQLRPFAEQDEGGRGMFLVSELAQRWGSRLTRDGKVVWAELELPFGAK, from the coding sequence ATGCACGGACACGAGTGGGACGCGACCGACGCCGCCGGCCCGGCACCGGGCCGCCGCCCGGAAGGCGCGCGCCCCGAAGGCCACCGGCTCGTCCCGCTCGCGACGGCCCTGCTCCAGCACGACGGACTGATCCTGCACTGGAGCGAGGACGCCGAGGCCCTGCTCGGCTACACCACAGAGGAGGCCGTCGGCAGCTACGCCGCCCAGCTGCTCACCGACGGCGGCGACCGCACCGAGGTGCTCGGCCTCTTCGAACGGATCATGAGCGGCACCGGCTGGTCCGGCGTCTTCCCGGTCCGCCACCGCGACGGCCACACGGTCGACCTGGAGTTCCGCACCTACCCGATCGCCGGACCGGCCGGCACCCTGCTGCTGCTCGCCACCGCCTCCGACACCCGCGCCCTGCACGCCGTCGAGGCCGACCTGGCGGTGCTGGACGGCATCTTCGGCCGCTCGCCGATAGGCATGGCGGTCTACGACACCGACCTGCGCTACATCCGGATCAACGAGTCGCTCGCCCGGATGAACGGCGTTCCGGTCGCCGCCCACCTCGGCCGCCGGATATCCGCGGTACTGCCCGGCATCAACGGCACCGAGATCGAACAGACCATGAGACAGGTGCTGAAGACCGGCAAGCCGGTCGTGGACGCCCGCTCGCACGGCCGCGTCCCCGGCGACCCCAAGCGGGACCGCGCCTGGTCCGCCTCCTACTTCCGGCTGGAGGACTCCACCGGCCGGGTGTTCGGCGTCTGTTCCTCGATCATCGACGTCACCGAACGCGCCCAGGCCGAGGCCCGCGCCGCCCGGGCCCAGGAACGCCTCGCCACCATCGCCGAGGCCACGGCACGGATCGGCACCACCCTCGACCTCCAGCGCACCGCCGAGGAACTGATCGAGGCCGTCGTCCCCCGGTTCGCCGACTTCGCCACCGTCGACCTGCTGGAGCCGGTGCTGCGCGGCGCCGAACCCACCGCGATCCCCACCGACCGGCCCGTCACCCTGCGCGCCGTCGCCGTCGGGGAGTCCTACGAGTCCGGTCTCGCCCATGCCGTGGACGTGGTCGGCGAGACCTCCGAGTACGCCCCCGACCGCAGCTACACCCAGTGCCTGCGCAGCGGGAAGCCGCTGCTGCGGGCCCATGTGAACGAGGAGGTGCTGCGCGGACTGGTCTCCAGCGACGACCGGGTGGCCCCCGGGATGGCGGCGGGCATCCACTCCTACCTGATGGTGCCGATCACCGCCCGCGGCATGGTGCTCGGCGGTTCCGAGTTCATCAGGATGCGCAACCCCGAGCCGTTCACCGCCGCCGACGTCGCCCTCGCCGAGGAGCTGGTCGCCCGCACCGCGCTCGCCCTGGACAACGCCCGGCTCTACCGGCGCGAGCGGGAGACCGCCCTGACCCTGCAGCGCAGCCTGCTGCCGCAGGAGGTGCACCGCACCCTCGGCCTGGAGATCGCCTACCGCTACCTGCCCAGCAGCGTGGTCAGCGAGGTCGGCGGCGACTGGTTCGACGTGGTCCCGCTGTCCTGCGGGCGGGTCGCCCTGGTGGTCGGCGACGTGATGGGCCACGGCATCCGCGCCGCCGCCACGATGGGCCAGCTGCGCACCGTCGCCCGGACCCTCGCCACCCTCGACATGCCGCCCGAGCAGGTCCTCACCCGGCTGGACGAGACCGCCTCGGGAATCGGCGAGGGCCAGTTCGCCACCTGCATCTGCGCGGTCTACGACCCGCTGGAGCGCACCGTCCAGGTCGCCTCGGCCGGGCACCTGCCGCCGGTCCGGATCGCCCCCGACGGCAGCGCCGAGCGGGTCGACGTGCCGCCGGGGGTGCCGCTGGGCGTCGGCGGGGTCGCCTTCGAGTCGATCGAGTTCACCATCCCCGAGGGCGGCATGGTCGCGCTCTACACCGACGGCCTGGTCGAGCGGCGCGGCCAGGACCTGGACGCCGGGATCGACCTGCTCGCCCGCACCCTCGCCGGGCCCGGCCGGACCCTGGAGGAGAGCGCCGACGCCGTCCTCGCCGCGCTGGTCACCGACGGCACCGAGGACGACATCGCGATGATCATGGCGCGGGTGCTGCCGCTGCCCGCCGACCGGATCGCCGCCCTCCCGCTCAGCGGCGGCGGGCGGCTGCCCGGCCGGGCCCGCCGGTTCACCCGCGCCACCCTGGAGGCCTGGGGCCTGTCCGCGCTCACCGACTACGCCGAGCTGCTGGTCAGCGAGCTGGTCACGAACGCCCTGCTGCACGCCGACGCCCCGCGCCGACTGCGGCTGTTCCGCGACCGGGTGCTCACCGTCGAGGTCTCCGACGCCGGCGGCCAGACCCCGCAGCTGCGCCCGTTCGCCGAGCAGGACGAGGGCGGGCGCGGGATGTTCCTGGTCAGCGAGCTGGCCCAGCGCTGGGGCAGCCGGCTCACCCGGGACGGCAAGGTGGTCTGGGCCGAGCTGGAGCTGCCCTTCGGGGCGAAGTAG
- a CDS encoding MFS transporter — protein MTTLTARQRWTGLAVLVLAVTVVALDATVLSLAIPSISETLRPSGTQLLWIGDSYSFVLAGLLVSMGALSDRIGRKRLLLAGSAAFGAASLLAAYAPGPGWLILARALLGVAGATIMPSTLSLIRGLFPDDRERATAIGIWGAAATAGAALGPVVGGALLEHFWWGSVFLMNIPVLLLLLVLGAWLLPESKDPKPGRWDVLSVVLSMAGVIGTVYAVKEAAAHGVGRWDVPVAFVLGAAALTVFVRRQLRLETPLLDVRLFRDRRFTAAVSASLVSLVGLSGVIFVVSQYLQLVRGYQPLQAGLAELPAFAGSVAGGLLTARVARRFGARTALTACLLAMGLGIGVLGWLEQDTTYLLLAASFLLVGTAEGVVYTLGADLVLSAAPAEKAGAASAVSETAYELGTALGIALVGSVVGSIYANGLAVPAGTDPAVAARAGESLGSAVEAAQGLPSEVAQPLLASAKEGFVSGMNTAGLLAAVLLVGAALTAWRLLRGLSGLSRRDAAAAGAAAAAAPAEQTQEQVHA, from the coding sequence ATGACCACCCTGACCGCCCGCCAGCGCTGGACCGGCCTCGCCGTCCTCGTCCTGGCCGTGACCGTGGTCGCCCTCGACGCGACCGTCCTCTCCCTCGCCATCCCGTCGATCAGCGAGACGCTGCGCCCCAGCGGCACCCAGTTGCTCTGGATCGGCGACTCCTACTCCTTCGTGCTGGCCGGCCTGCTGGTCAGCATGGGCGCGCTGAGCGACCGAATAGGCCGCAAGCGGCTGCTGCTGGCCGGCTCGGCCGCCTTCGGCGCCGCCTCGCTGCTGGCCGCCTACGCGCCGGGCCCGGGCTGGCTGATCCTGGCCCGTGCGCTGCTCGGCGTGGCCGGGGCGACGATCATGCCGTCCACCCTGTCGCTGATCCGCGGCCTCTTCCCGGACGACCGGGAGCGGGCCACCGCGATCGGCATCTGGGGTGCGGCCGCCACCGCCGGCGCCGCGCTCGGGCCGGTGGTCGGCGGGGCGCTGCTGGAGCACTTCTGGTGGGGTTCGGTGTTCCTGATGAACATCCCGGTGCTGCTCCTGCTGCTGGTCCTCGGCGCCTGGCTGCTGCCGGAGTCCAAGGACCCGAAGCCGGGCCGCTGGGACGTGCTGAGCGTCGTCCTGTCGATGGCCGGGGTGATCGGCACGGTGTACGCGGTGAAGGAGGCCGCCGCGCACGGCGTCGGCCGCTGGGACGTCCCGGTCGCCTTCGTGCTGGGCGCGGCCGCGCTGACCGTCTTCGTCCGCCGCCAGCTGCGGCTGGAGACCCCGCTGCTCGACGTCCGGCTGTTCCGCGACCGGCGGTTCACCGCGGCGGTCTCGGCCTCGCTGGTCTCCCTGGTCGGCCTCTCCGGCGTGATCTTCGTGGTCTCGCAGTACCTGCAGCTGGTCCGCGGGTACCAGCCGCTCCAGGCGGGCCTGGCCGAGCTGCCCGCCTTCGCGGGCTCGGTGGCCGGCGGTCTGCTTACCGCCCGGGTGGCCCGGCGCTTCGGCGCCCGCACGGCGCTGACGGCCTGTCTGCTGGCGATGGGTCTGGGCATCGGCGTGCTCGGCTGGCTGGAGCAGGACACCACCTACCTGCTGCTGGCCGCCTCCTTCCTGCTGGTCGGGACGGCCGAGGGCGTGGTCTACACGCTCGGCGCCGACCTGGTGCTGAGCGCCGCGCCGGCCGAGAAGGCCGGGGCCGCCTCGGCGGTCTCGGAGACGGCGTACGAGCTGGGCACCGCGCTCGGCATCGCCCTGGTCGGTTCGGTGGTCGGCTCGATCTACGCGAACGGGTTGGCCGTCCCGGCCGGGACGGACCCGGCGGTGGCCGCCCGGGCCGGCGAGTCGCTGGGCTCGGCCGTCGAGGCGGCGCAGGGGCTGCCGTCGGAGGTGGCGCAGCCGCTGCTGGCGAGCGCGAAGGAGGGCTTCGTCAGCGGCATGAACACCGCCGGGCTGCTGGCCGCCGTCCTGCTGGTCGGCGCGGCGCTGACGGCCTGGCGGCTGCTGCGCGGGCTGTCCGGGCTGTCCAGGCGGGACGCGGCTGCCGCGGGCGCCGCGGCCGCCGCGGCGCCCGCGGAGCAGACCCAGGAGCAGGTCCACGCGTGA
- a CDS encoding TetR/AcrR family transcriptional regulator encodes MATDRDTVLEAAVGVLSRRPTAHLDEIARAAGISRATLHRLFPGREALIREVGMLGLRRFAAALDTAGVEHGDAEAALRRLVDAAVPDAALCAFLAGENQLYENDDINDLWELQIARLHALFLRGQQQGAFRIELSAAWLSEAFFDLVAGVGWSIQDGRLAPRDAAFSLTELFLGGALRRPDAAAPATDLPPAHSTSAHSQDTDTP; translated from the coding sequence ATGGCCACCGACCGCGACACCGTCCTCGAAGCCGCCGTCGGCGTGCTCTCCCGCCGTCCGACCGCGCACCTGGACGAGATCGCGCGCGCCGCCGGCATCAGCCGCGCCACGCTGCACCGGCTCTTCCCGGGCCGCGAGGCGCTGATCCGCGAGGTCGGCATGCTCGGCCTGCGCCGCTTCGCCGCCGCGCTGGACACCGCCGGGGTCGAGCACGGCGACGCGGAGGCCGCGCTGCGCCGCCTGGTGGACGCCGCCGTCCCGGACGCCGCGCTCTGCGCCTTCCTGGCCGGCGAGAACCAGCTCTACGAGAACGACGACATCAACGACCTCTGGGAGCTCCAGATCGCCCGGCTGCACGCGCTGTTCCTGCGCGGCCAGCAGCAGGGCGCGTTCCGCATCGAGCTGAGCGCCGCCTGGCTGAGCGAGGCCTTCTTCGACCTCGTCGCCGGCGTCGGCTGGTCGATCCAGGACGGCCGGCTCGCCCCGCGCGACGCCGCCTTCTCGCTCACCGAGCTCTTCCTCGGCGGCGCCCTGCGCAGACCGGACGCCGCCGCCCCCGCCACCGACCTCCCCCCGGCCCACAGCACCTCGGCCCACAGCCAGGACACCGATACGCCATGA
- a CDS encoding cell division protein SepF has product MGALRDEHHNGWLMPSGNYPAAVYDDEWVDQETVPSVAAPAKIVSLRPTGFEAARTVGEHIRASIPVVMDLTEMEEAEAKRMVDFASGLIFGTRGGIERIARRVFLLTPADVEVMVIDRPLDETGFYNQS; this is encoded by the coding sequence ATGGGAGCACTTCGCGACGAGCACCACAACGGGTGGCTGATGCCCTCGGGGAACTACCCGGCCGCGGTGTACGACGACGAGTGGGTCGATCAGGAGACGGTTCCGTCCGTCGCCGCGCCCGCGAAGATCGTCTCCCTGCGGCCGACGGGCTTCGAGGCGGCCCGCACGGTCGGCGAGCACATCCGGGCGAGCATCCCGGTGGTCATGGACCTCACGGAGATGGAGGAGGCCGAGGCCAAGCGCATGGTCGACTTCGCCTCCGGGCTGATCTTCGGCACCCGGGGCGGCATCGAGCGGATCGCCCGCCGGGTCTTCCTGCTCACCCCGGCCGACGTCGAGGTCATGGTGATCGACCGGCCGCTCGACGAGACCGGCTTCTACAACCAGAGCTGA
- a CDS encoding DinB family protein has protein sequence MTELDPRVDPPMAVDETATLTAFLDYHRSTLALKCAGLTDDQLRLRSVPPSGLSLLGLVRHMAEVERYWFQGVLLGEEIATGHYWTQAEPDADFDGVDTADVTTDFATWRAEVEASRRAAAGLPLDTVGKRPRRGREVTLRWILAHMVEEYARHNGHADLLRELVDGSTGE, from the coding sequence ATGACCGAACTCGACCCGCGGGTGGACCCGCCGATGGCCGTCGACGAGACCGCCACCCTCACCGCCTTCCTCGACTACCACCGCAGCACCCTCGCGCTCAAGTGCGCGGGGCTGACCGACGACCAGCTGCGGCTGCGCTCCGTCCCGCCGTCCGGCCTCTCGCTGCTCGGCCTGGTCCGGCACATGGCCGAGGTGGAGCGGTACTGGTTCCAGGGCGTCCTGCTCGGCGAGGAGATCGCCACCGGCCACTACTGGACCCAGGCCGAGCCGGACGCCGACTTCGACGGCGTCGACACCGCCGACGTCACGACCGACTTCGCCACCTGGCGCGCCGAGGTCGAGGCCTCCCGCCGCGCGGCCGCCGGTCTGCCGCTGGACACCGTCGGCAAGCGGCCGCGCCGCGGCCGGGAAGTGACGCTCCGCTGGATCCTCGCCCACATGGTCGAGGAGTACGCGCGGCACAACGGCCACGCCGATCTTCTGCGCGAGTTGGTGGACGGCTCGACCGGCGAGTGA
- a CDS encoding TVP38/TMEM64 family protein — protein MSEPDAAPAPSAAPRSPWWRLALLVVLLGAAAGSLLLWSPTELLSGGLANRLPGYWFGPLFALVYAVGTLAFVPRPALNAAAGLLLGIQQGVALAVLGTTLGAALAFALGRGLGREALRPYLRGKVLGALDRRFTEQGFRSVLVLRLLPGMPFQAANYGAAFSGVRFTPFLLATAIGVVPTTAVYVTAAASADRPGSAAFLLSAGVIALLGVGTVVGLWRTARNRRRAAAG, from the coding sequence GTGTCCGAGCCCGATGCCGCCCCCGCACCGTCCGCCGCGCCGCGTTCGCCCTGGTGGCGGTTGGCGCTGCTGGTCGTCCTGCTCGGCGCGGCGGCCGGCTCGCTGCTGCTGTGGAGCCCGACCGAGCTGCTGTCCGGAGGGCTCGCAAACCGGCTGCCCGGGTACTGGTTCGGACCGCTGTTCGCCCTGGTGTACGCGGTGGGCACGCTCGCCTTCGTGCCCCGGCCGGCCCTGAACGCGGCGGCCGGGCTGCTGCTCGGCATCCAGCAGGGCGTGGCACTGGCCGTCCTCGGCACCACGCTGGGGGCGGCGCTGGCCTTCGCGCTCGGCCGGGGTCTGGGGCGGGAGGCGCTGCGCCCGTACCTGCGCGGCAAGGTGCTGGGCGCCCTGGACCGGCGCTTCACCGAGCAGGGCTTCCGCAGCGTGCTGGTGCTGCGGCTGCTGCCCGGCATGCCGTTCCAGGCGGCCAACTACGGCGCGGCCTTCTCCGGCGTTCGCTTCACGCCCTTCCTGCTCGCCACCGCGATCGGCGTGGTGCCGACCACGGCCGTGTACGTCACGGCGGCGGCCAGCGCGGACCGCCCGGGCTCGGCGGCGTTCCTGCTGTCGGCCGGCGTGATCGCCCTGCTCGGCGTGGGCACCGTGGTCGGCCTCTGGCGGACGGCGAGGAACCGCCGCCGGGCCGCGGCCGGCTGA
- a CDS encoding MFS transporter, with translation MNRTTAPPPEPLTAPRRARASIAVVFAVHGAVSGSFVTRIPWIQDRLDLSAGQLGLALVMPAIGSSLAMPLSGRLVHRHGGRAAVRGLISLWCLALALPALAPSLPTLCAALLVYGAAAGMADVAMNAQGVEIEERLGRSIMSGLHGMWSAGGLLASGFGILAAHLDLDARLQLAVTALVLLALAQPVCRGLPDLRPPEGAEEPPRFALPPRSSLMIGLVGFCAVFAEGASMDWSGVYLRDVTGSSATVAAASYTAFALTMAVSRLAGDAAVRRLGAVRTTRIGGAVATAGGLLVVAADRPALAIPGFALIGIGIAVIVPLAFAAAGRIGGNASQAIAGVATVTYTSGLVAPAVIGTLAQATSLTVSFGLVTALAFALVLSAGALRLSERTSTGRNSAAQNSSEGKSAGGNVTAAEFGELPNPLPHLLAPTPEGRFRHDNPQNDPYS, from the coding sequence ATGAACCGGACCACCGCACCACCGCCGGAACCACTGACCGCCCCGCGCCGGGCCCGGGCGAGCATCGCCGTGGTCTTCGCCGTGCACGGCGCCGTCAGCGGCAGCTTCGTCACCCGTATCCCGTGGATCCAGGACCGCCTCGACCTCTCCGCCGGCCAGCTCGGCCTGGCCCTGGTCATGCCCGCCATCGGCTCCTCCCTCGCCATGCCGCTGTCCGGCCGCCTCGTCCACCGCCACGGCGGGCGGGCGGCCGTGCGCGGGCTGATCTCGCTCTGGTGCCTGGCGCTCGCCCTGCCCGCGCTCGCCCCCTCCCTGCCGACCCTCTGCGCGGCACTGCTCGTGTACGGGGCCGCGGCCGGGATGGCGGACGTCGCGATGAACGCGCAGGGCGTGGAGATCGAGGAACGGCTGGGCCGCTCGATCATGTCCGGCCTGCACGGGATGTGGAGCGCCGGCGGCCTGCTCGCCTCCGGCTTCGGCATCCTCGCCGCCCACCTGGACCTCGACGCCCGGCTCCAGCTGGCCGTCACCGCCCTGGTCCTGCTCGCGCTCGCCCAGCCGGTCTGCCGCGGCCTGCCGGACCTGCGGCCGCCGGAGGGCGCGGAGGAGCCGCCGCGCTTCGCCCTGCCGCCGCGCAGTTCGCTGATGATCGGCCTGGTCGGCTTCTGCGCGGTCTTCGCCGAGGGCGCCTCGATGGACTGGAGCGGGGTCTACCTGCGGGACGTCACCGGCTCCTCGGCCACCGTCGCCGCCGCCTCGTACACCGCCTTCGCGCTCACCATGGCGGTCAGCCGCCTCGCCGGGGACGCCGCGGTCCGCCGCCTCGGCGCCGTCCGCACCACTCGGATCGGCGGCGCCGTCGCCACCGCCGGCGGCCTGCTGGTGGTCGCCGCCGACCGCCCGGCGCTCGCCATCCCCGGCTTCGCGCTGATCGGCATCGGCATCGCCGTCATCGTCCCGCTCGCCTTCGCCGCGGCCGGCCGGATCGGCGGCAACGCCAGCCAGGCCATCGCGGGCGTCGCCACCGTCACCTACACCTCCGGCCTGGTCGCCCCCGCGGTCATCGGCACCCTCGCCCAGGCCACCTCGCTGACCGTCTCCTTCGGGCTGGTCACCGCCCTCGCCTTCGCCCTGGTGCTGAGCGCCGGAGCGCTGCGCCTGTCCGAACGGACCTCGACCGGACGGAACTCCGCCGCGCAGAACTCCTCCGAAGGGAAGTCCGCCGGCGGGAACGTGACCGCAGCGGAATTCGGCGAGCTGCCGAACCCGCTCCCCCACCTGCTCGCGCCCACCCCCGAGGGCCGGTTCCGGCACGACAACCCGCAGAACGACCCGTACAGCTGA
- a CDS encoding ROK family transcriptional regulator: protein MTTARTATPSTARAINDRLALNLLLEQGPLTATELRDLTGLSRPTVADLLERLQRTGLVAVVGERGEQRRGPNARLYALVASRAHIAAFDVRSGGVSLVVADLAGRTLATAEVPVEGDGAPGTAAELTATLLRTARGAGVERLHTVAVGAPGLVDPATGRLQSTGNLPAWHAELLAELRGLPGTEVILENEVNLAGRAEHRVGAARDRDTFVLMWLGHSVGAAVILDGRLRRGFSGGTGEICFLPVPGTVGLPSADSCEGGFHGLVGSAAICALARAHGLPADPAGDALAAEAVVRAAPQAGEAGGRFLDELAERIAIGAAGVCVVLDPGCVVLGGEIGRAGGAELAGRVERRLSRLSPLSTEVRAGTAGGGAVLAGAVLTAGDAVRRDLFGEF from the coding sequence ATGACCACCGCGCGTACGGCCACGCCGAGCACCGCCCGGGCGATCAACGACCGGTTGGCGCTCAACCTCCTGCTCGAACAGGGCCCCCTGACCGCGACCGAGCTGCGCGACCTCACCGGCCTGTCCCGGCCGACCGTCGCCGACCTGCTCGAACGCCTCCAGCGCACCGGCCTGGTGGCCGTCGTCGGCGAACGCGGCGAACAGCGGCGCGGCCCCAACGCCCGGCTCTACGCCCTCGTCGCCTCCCGCGCGCACATCGCCGCCTTCGACGTCCGCTCCGGCGGCGTCAGCCTGGTCGTCGCCGACCTGGCCGGACGCACCCTCGCCACCGCCGAGGTCCCGGTCGAGGGCGACGGCGCCCCCGGGACCGCCGCGGAGCTCACCGCCACCCTCCTGCGGACCGCGCGCGGCGCCGGGGTCGAACGGCTGCACACCGTCGCGGTCGGCGCCCCCGGACTGGTCGACCCGGCCACCGGACGGCTGCAGAGCACCGGCAACCTCCCCGCCTGGCACGCCGAACTCCTCGCCGAACTGCGCGGGCTGCCCGGCACCGAGGTGATCCTGGAGAACGAGGTCAACCTCGCCGGACGGGCCGAGCACCGGGTCGGCGCCGCCCGCGACCGCGACACCTTCGTGCTGATGTGGCTCGGCCACAGCGTCGGCGCCGCCGTCATCCTGGACGGGCGGCTGCGCCGCGGCTTCTCCGGCGGCACCGGCGAGATCTGCTTCCTGCCCGTCCCCGGCACCGTCGGCCTGCCCAGCGCCGACAGCTGCGAGGGCGGCTTCCACGGCCTGGTCGGCAGCGCGGCGATCTGCGCACTGGCCCGTGCCCACGGGCTGCCCGCCGACCCGGCCGGCGACGCCCTCGCCGCCGAGGCCGTCGTCCGCGCGGCGCCGCAGGCCGGCGAGGCGGGCGGGCGCTTCCTGGACGAGCTGGCCGAGCGGATCGCCATCGGCGCGGCCGGCGTCTGCGTGGTGCTCGACCCCGGCTGCGTGGTGCTCGGCGGCGAGATCGGCCGGGCCGGCGGCGCCGAACTGGCCGGCCGGGTCGAACGGCGGCTGTCCCGGCTCTCCCCGCTGAGCACCGAGGTGCGGGCCGGTACGGCCGGCGGCGGCGCGGTCCTCGCCGGGGCGGTGCTGACCGCCGGGGACGCGGTGCGGCGCGACCTCTTCGGCGAGTTCTAG
- a CDS encoding TOBE domain-containing protein produces MDRPEAPANPYRIGEAAALLGVSADTMRRWVDAGRVAAARDEHGHRIIPGAELAAFARELARPENAEAEGRPSSARNRFPGIVTHVVLGDVAAQVEIQAGPFRVVSLISRESAEELNLVPGAPATAVIKSTNVMIERR; encoded by the coding sequence ATGGACCGGCCCGAGGCGCCCGCCAACCCGTACCGCATCGGCGAGGCCGCGGCGCTGCTCGGCGTCAGTGCCGACACCATGCGGCGCTGGGTGGACGCCGGGCGGGTCGCCGCGGCGCGGGATGAGCACGGCCACCGGATCATCCCCGGTGCCGAGCTCGCCGCCTTCGCCCGGGAGCTGGCCCGGCCGGAGAACGCCGAGGCCGAGGGCCGCCCGTCCTCGGCGCGCAACCGCTTCCCGGGCATCGTCACCCACGTGGTGCTCGGCGACGTGGCCGCCCAGGTGGAGATCCAGGCCGGGCCGTTCCGGGTGGTGTCGCTGATCAGCCGGGAGTCCGCGGAGGAGCTGAACCTGGTCCCCGGTGCACCCGCCACCGCGGTCATCAAATCCACCAACGTGATGATCGAACGGCGCTGA
- a CDS encoding glycerophosphodiester phosphodiesterase, whose amino-acid sequence MSTDRSPRVLAVAHRGDPYRHRENTLASIESALAAGADAVEVDVQLTRDQVPVLLHDRTLERLWGDPRSIDRVTAEQLDELRQGPLAVPTLAEAIKAVTAVQGRRLLIDLDEPGPAAATWDAVTGLGAEAQVAFCGPVTAMLAVRELTPDAEIALTWKQPRLPVRALLDDLRPRYLNPPFGLVTPEFAAAAADAGLAVSTWTADLRRTMRRLRDTGVASITTNRIGVLRSVLDGRR is encoded by the coding sequence ATGAGCACCGACCGCAGCCCCCGCGTACTGGCCGTCGCCCACCGGGGCGACCCGTACCGCCACCGCGAGAACACCCTGGCCTCCATCGAGTCCGCGCTCGCCGCCGGCGCCGACGCCGTCGAGGTGGACGTCCAGCTCACCCGCGACCAGGTGCCCGTCCTGCTGCACGACCGCACCCTGGAACGGCTCTGGGGAGACCCGCGCAGCATCGACCGGGTCACCGCCGAACAGCTCGACGAACTCCGGCAGGGCCCGCTCGCCGTCCCCACCCTCGCCGAGGCGATCAAGGCCGTGACCGCCGTCCAAGGCCGCCGGCTGCTGATCGACCTGGACGAACCCGGGCCCGCCGCCGCCACCTGGGACGCCGTCACCGGGCTCGGCGCCGAGGCACAGGTCGCCTTCTGCGGCCCGGTCACCGCCATGCTCGCCGTACGCGAGCTGACCCCCGACGCCGAGATCGCCCTCACCTGGAAGCAGCCCAGGCTGCCCGTCCGCGCCCTGCTGGACGACCTGCGCCCGCGCTACCTCAACCCGCCCTTCGGGCTCGTCACCCCCGAGTTCGCTGCGGCCGCCGCGGACGCCGGGCTCGCGGTCTCCACCTGGACCGCCGACCTGCGCCGCACCATGCGCCGGCTGCGGGACACCGGCGTCGCCTCCATCACCACCAACCGGATCGGCGTCCTGCGCTCGGTGCTGGACGGCCGCCGGTGA